GTTCCTGGTCTCCGACCTCGCGGGCATCCTCGGCGGTCTGGTCACCAAGCTGTCGGTGGTGACGATCCTGGCCGCGCTGCTGTTCGTCGGCAGCTGGTGGCTGCTGTGGCGCACCCCCTTCGGTCTGCGGCTGCGCTCCTGCGGCGAGAACCCGACCGCCGCGGAGTCGCTCGGCGTCAACGTCTACAAGTACAAGTACGCGGCCGTGGCCGTCTCCGGCGGTCTCGCCGGCCTCGGCGGTGCCTTCCTCGCGCTGGTCACCTCGCACACGTACCTGGAGGGCCAGACCGGCGGGCGCGGCTACATCGGCCTCGCGGCCATGATCTTCGGCAACTGGCGGCCGGGCGGACTGGCCATGGGCGCCGGCCTGTTCGGCTACTCCGACGCACTCCAGCTGCGCAACGGCGGTGTGACCGTGCACGCCCTGCTCCTTCTGCTGGTCATCCTCCTCGCGGCGCTGGCCGGCTGGAAGCTGTACCGCAAGGCCATGTGGCAGGGTGTCATCAGCGCCGTCATGGCCGCGCTCGTCCTGGTCTGGTACCTGCTCACCGACCAGGTCCCGAGCGACTTCGTCGGCGCCACCCCGTACGTCGTCACCCTGCTCGTGCTGTCGCTGTCCGCGCAGCGCCTGCGGATGCCCAAGGCCGACGGCATGCGGTACCGGAAGGGACAGGGCAAGTGACCACGCCTGCGACCGTCGACTGGGAAGCCCTGCGGGAGCTGGCCCGCGCGGCGATGTCCCGCGCGTACGCCCCCTACTCGGGCTACCCGGTGGGCGTAGCCGCGCTGGTCGACGACGGGCGGACCGTCACCGGCTGCAATGTCGAGAACGCCTCCTACGGCATCAGCCTGTGCGCCGAGTGCGGGCTCGTCTCGCAGCTTCAGAACACCGGGGGCGGCCGGCTCACGCACTTCACGTGCGTGGACGGCAAGGGCGAGATCCTCGTCCCGTGCGGTCGCTGCCGCCAGCTCCTGTACGAGTTCGGCGGCCCGGATCTGCTCCTGGAGACCCCGGCGGGAATCCTGCCGCTCTCCGAGATGCTGCCCCAGGCCTTCGGGCCGGACCATCTCACCAAGTAACTCCCGTGCGGCCCCTCTGAGTCGATCTTCGTGGCTCAGGGGGGCCGTACACCTTCGGAACTTCGGAAGGAACCCATGGCCATGGACGCCATCTCCGTCATCCGCACCAAGCGGGACCGCGGTGAGCTGAGCGACGAGCAGATCGACTGGGTCATCGACGCGTACACGCGGGGCGAGGTCGCCGACGAGCAGATGTCCGCGCTCGCGATGGCCATCCTGCTCAACGGCATGAACCGCCGCGAGATCGCGCGCTGGACGGCCGCGATGATCGCGTCGGGCGAGCGGATGGACTTCTCGTCCCTGACCCGCCCGACGGCCGACAAGCATTCGACGGGCGGTGTCGGCGACAAGATCACGCTGCCGCTCGCTCCCCTGGTGGCGGCGTGCGGGGCTGCCGTTCCCCAGCTGTCGGGCCGCGGCCTCGGCCACACCGGCGGCACGCTGGACAAGCTGGAGTCGATCCCCGGCTGGCGCGCCCTCCTCTCGAACGAGGAGATGTTGCACGTCCTGGACACGACCGGCGCGGTGATCTGCGCGGCGGGCGACGGCCTGGCACCGGCGGACAAGAAGCTCTACGCGCTCCGCGACGTCACGGGCACAGTCGAGGCGATCCCCCTGATCGCTTCCTCCATCATGTCGAAGAAGATCGCCGAGGGCACGGGTTCCCTGGTCCTGGACGTGAAGGTCGGCTCGGGCGCCTTCATGAAGACGATCGAGGACGCGCGGGAGCTGGCGCGCACGATGGTGGGCCTCGGGACCGACCACGGCGTGAAGACGGTCGCGCTGCTGACGGACATGTCGACCCCGCTGGGCCTGACGGCGGGCAACGCGCTGGAGGTCCGCGAGTCGGTCGAGGTCCTCGCGGGCGGCGGTCCGGCGGACGTGGTGGACCTGACGATCGCCCTGGCGCGCGAGATGCTCGACGCGGCCGGCGTGAAGGACGCGGACCCGGCGAAGGCCCTGGCGGACGGCTCGGCGATGGACGTCTGGCGCCGGATGATCGCGGCCCAGGGCGGCGACCCGGACGCGCCGCTGCCCACCTCCCGTGAGCAGCACGTGATCAAGGCCCCGTCGTCGGGCGTCCTGACCCGCCTGGACGCGTACGGCATCGGCGTCGCCGCCTGGCGCCTGGGCGCGGGCCGCGCGCGCAAGGAGGACCCGGTGCAGGCGGGCGCGGGCATCGAGATGCACGCCAAGCCGGGCGACCCGGTGACGGCGGGCCAGCCGCTGCTGACCCTGCACACGGACACGCCCGAGCGCTTCGAGTACGCGCTCCAGGCGATCGAGGGCTCGTACGACATCGCGGCGACGGGCACGGAGTTCACGGCTACGCCGGTCGTGCTGGAACGTATCGCCTGACCTGCGCTTTCTCCTTTCGGGTGAACGGGATCGGTGGACCTGCGCCGGTCCCGTTCGGCATGCTGGGATCGGTGACGCACCGATAGGAGACCGCCATGAGCGCACTCACCGTCAGCCAGGACCCCGAGCAGAGCTGGGACGACCTCGTCCGGTTCTGGGAGGAGATGGAATGGCCTGAGGGCAGCAAGGTGGAGATCATCGAGGGGATCATCACCGTGTCACCTGCTCCCGCGCCGCGTCACAACGTGATCGCGGAACGCATCCAGCGTCGCCTCTACTCAGTGATCCCCGAGGACTGGGGGATCTACCAGACACTGGCCATCGCCGTGCCGTCGCGTCTGGGCATGCTCATCCCGGACCTCGTGGTGGTTCCGATGCCGGAGTGCGCGGAGTCGGACACCCACATTCCCGCCGCTCTGGCCGAACTCGTTGTCGAGGTGACTTCCAAGTCCAACGCCCGCCACGACCGCATCAGCAAACCCGCCGCCTACGCCACCGCGGGCATCCCGCTCTACCTCCTCGTCGATCGCTGGGCTCCCGACGGCCCGACCGCGACGCTCTACGGCGAGCCCAAGGGCGACGTCTATCGCCCCCTGAGCACCGCCAAGTTCGGGGAGGCCATCAAGCTCCCCGCTCCCTTCGACCTCGTCATCGACACCAGCGAGTTTCCCGTCGATTAGAGGCACAGCCGTGCCCCGCAGACCCGCCGCCGATGAATTCCAGGCGCCCGTCCGGTCTACCTGCCGTGGACGCCGAGACACCCGCCATACTCATGCTGACCGGCCCCGTCACCCATGACGACGTGGCGAGGCTGGGTGACGACGTACAAGGGCTGCTGGAGGCCACCGGTGCCGGGGTCGTCGTACTCGACGTCGGTGCCCTGAGGCCCGTGCAGCTCGCCACCATCGACGTGCTGGCCCGGCTCCAGCTCGCCGCCCGGCGGGCCGGCGGCCGCATACGGCTGCGCGACCCGGCCCCCGCCCTGCGCGCCCTACTCGACCTTGTCGGCCTCACCTTCGAGCTGGAGGGGGAGGTCGAACAGCGGGAACCAGCGCTGCGTGTCGAGGAAGAAGTGGAACCCGGTGAGCCGGCCCGCTGAAATCTCCAGGACCTGAACCGCCCACGCCGTGAAGCCGCCCGCCTCCGGGTCCGGCTTGTACTGGGCGAAGCCAGGCAGGCCGTTGACCTCGACCGGTACCAGGCGCGAGCCCTCGCAGGCGGAACCGAGCGTCGTCATGAAACCCGTGATGTCCGACGTGCCGCGCAGCCACAGGTCGAACGGCGGCATGGTCATCACCGCGTCCTCGTGCAGCAGGGCCGTCAGCGCCGCCATGTCGTACCCCTCGAAGGCCGCCACATAGCGCTCCAGGAGCTTTCGCTGCTCCTCGTCGAGGGGGTCGGAGACGGCGGCGTCGTCACCCTCCGCGGCCCTCTCGGCCAGCGTCGCGCGCGCCCGCTGAAGCGCGCTGTTGACGGAGGCGACCGAGGTGTCCAGCAGCTCGGCGACCTCGCTCGCCTTCCAGGCCAGTACCTCGCGCAGGATGAGCACCGCGCGCTGCTTGGGCGGAAGCTGCTGAAGGGCCGCCATGAACGCCAGACGGACCGACTCCTTCGCCACCGCCGCCTCCGCCGGATCGCTCACCGACGGCAGCACACGGGCGTCCGGCATCGGCTCCAGCCAGGTGTTGTCCGGGCAGGGGGAGAGGGCCGCCTGGGCCAGCGGGGTGGAGTCCGTGAGGTCCACCGGCCTGGCCCGCTTGTTGCCCGCGCTCAGCATGTCCAGGCAGACGTTCGTCGCGATCCGGTACAGCCAGGAGCGCAGAGAGGAGCGGCCCTCGAACTTCTCGTAGCTCCGCCAGGCGCGGACCATCGTGTCCTGCACCGCGTCCTCGGCCTCGAAGGAGGAGCCGAGCATCCGGTAGCAGTACCCCGTCAGCTCGACCCGGTGCTTCTCCAGCCTGACGTCGAGGCCGTCCACCGTCGCCGTGCCGTTGTTCATCGGTCCACCCACCCCCGTGACTGTTCCTGTAGCGCGCCGTCGCGCCCCAGCACTTCGGAAGCTACAGGAGAGCACTGACAACGGCTCCTGGAGTGGGGAAACGGCCAGGTGGGAGACCCGCTACGCCGGCTGCGCCGCCAGCCGCGCCGCCCTCGACCCGAGCACCGTGATCGTCACGACGCCGAGCACCGCCAGCAGGCCCATGCCCACCGTCCCGGCCCAGCCGCCCGCGTGGAAGGCCACCGCGCCGAGGGTGCTGCCCGTGCTGGAGCCGATGTAGTACGAGGACTGGTAGAGGGCGGAGGCCTGGGCGCGGCCCTGCTTCGCCGTGTGGCTGACTGCCGAGGACGCCACCGCGTGGCCCGCGAAGAAGCCCGCCGTGATCAGGACCAGGCCGAGCAGCACCAGCGGCAGGGAGGACGCCAGGGACAGGATCAGGCCCGCGGTCGTCGTGCCGCCCGCCAGGTAGAGCGCCCCGCGGCGGCCCAGGCGGCCCACCAGCCGGCCCGCCGCGGACGCCGACGCCGTACCCACCAGGTACACCAGGAAGATCGAACCGATGATGCCCTGCGGCAACCCGAACGGATCCTCCGTCAGGCGATAGCCGATCACCGTGTAGACGCCGCCGAACACCATCATGAACAGCGCGCCGATCGCGTACAGCCTGCGCAGCAGCGGGTTGGCGAGGTGGTCGCGGACCGTGCCGACGAGGACGCGCGGGCGCAGCGAGCCCGGCCTGAAGTGCTTCGGCGCCGGGAGCAGCAGCCGGAAGGCCACCGCGCAGGCGACCGCGATCACGCCGATGGCGCCCACGGCGACCCGCCAGCCCCATTCCTGCGCCACCCAGCCGGTGATGACCCGGCCGCTCATCCCGCCGACGCTGTTGCCGGCCACGAACAGGCCGATCGCCGTGATCAGCGCCTTCGGGCTGACCTCTTCCGCCAGATACGCGGTCGCCGACGCCGGCAGTCCGGCCAGCGCAGCGCCCTGGACCGCCCGCAGCGCGATCAGCGCGCCCAGCGACGGCGCGAACGGGACCAGCAGCCCGACCGTGACCGCGACCGCCAGCGACGCCGTCATCACCGTACGCCGCCCGAACCGCTCGGAGAGGGCGCTCATGGGGAGCACGAACAGCGCCAGCGCGCCGGTCGCGCCGGACACCGTCCAGCTCGCCGCGCTCGCCGTCACCCCGAAGTCGGAGGAGACGAGCGGCAGCAGGGCCTGCGTGGAGTAGAGGAGGGCGAAGGTCGCGACCCCCGCGAGGAAGAGCGCGAGGCTCATCCGGCGGTAGCCGGGGCCACCCGGGGTCATACGGGAGTCGGCGGCGGGGGCACTGGAGACGGTGACGGCGTCGGCGCCCACGGGGGTGGACGCCTCGGTACTGGCAGCAGGCATGCTTCGAACGTACGGACCCGGCCGCTCATCCGTCCAATGCACGGAAACGCCATAATCGTTCCCATGGTGCATCAGTCGAGGTCAGCCAGGGGCCTGTCACCGTCCGGTGACACAAGTGACACAGAAGACATCGTCACGCTGCTCGCGCCGCGCCTGGCGTACTTCGCGGGCGTGGCCCGTACG
The Streptomyces sp. CGMCC 4.7035 DNA segment above includes these coding regions:
- a CDS encoding ABC transporter permease, producing MTATMTDTPPPAAPRAGTAAKASGRSLGQILMIVAGALLLLAAVRMITGSNQLDSAGQVSAALGLAVPIGLAGLAGLWSERSGVVNIGLEGMMILGTFGAGWIGWQSSPWLGLLCGIGFGVVGGLVHAVATITFGVDHIVSGVAINLLALGTTQYLAKLFFADGKASEAGGNPKQSPPVDSLPNVTVPGLSDALASLEKHHWFLVSDLAGILGGLVTKLSVVTILAALLFVGSWWLLWRTPFGLRLRSCGENPTAAESLGVNVYKYKYAAVAVSGGLAGLGGAFLALVTSHTYLEGQTGGRGYIGLAAMIFGNWRPGGLAMGAGLFGYSDALQLRNGGVTVHALLLLLVILLAALAGWKLYRKAMWQGVISAVMAALVLVWYLLTDQVPSDFVGATPYVVTLLVLSLSAQRLRMPKADGMRYRKGQGK
- a CDS encoding cytidine deaminase; its protein translation is MTTPATVDWEALRELARAAMSRAYAPYSGYPVGVAALVDDGRTVTGCNVENASYGISLCAECGLVSQLQNTGGGRLTHFTCVDGKGEILVPCGRCRQLLYEFGGPDLLLETPAGILPLSEMLPQAFGPDHLTK
- a CDS encoding thymidine phosphorylase, translating into MDAISVIRTKRDRGELSDEQIDWVIDAYTRGEVADEQMSALAMAILLNGMNRREIARWTAAMIASGERMDFSSLTRPTADKHSTGGVGDKITLPLAPLVAACGAAVPQLSGRGLGHTGGTLDKLESIPGWRALLSNEEMLHVLDTTGAVICAAGDGLAPADKKLYALRDVTGTVEAIPLIASSIMSKKIAEGTGSLVLDVKVGSGAFMKTIEDARELARTMVGLGTDHGVKTVALLTDMSTPLGLTAGNALEVRESVEVLAGGGPADVVDLTIALAREMLDAAGVKDADPAKALADGSAMDVWRRMIAAQGGDPDAPLPTSREQHVIKAPSSGVLTRLDAYGIGVAAWRLGAGRARKEDPVQAGAGIEMHAKPGDPVTAGQPLLTLHTDTPERFEYALQAIEGSYDIAATGTEFTATPVVLERIA
- a CDS encoding Uma2 family endonuclease; translated protein: MSALTVSQDPEQSWDDLVRFWEEMEWPEGSKVEIIEGIITVSPAPAPRHNVIAERIQRRLYSVIPEDWGIYQTLAIAVPSRLGMLIPDLVVVPMPECAESDTHIPAALAELVVEVTSKSNARHDRISKPAAYATAGIPLYLLVDRWAPDGPTATLYGEPKGDVYRPLSTAKFGEAIKLPAPFDLVIDTSEFPVD
- a CDS encoding STAS domain-containing protein; this translates as MNSRRPSGLPAVDAETPAILMLTGPVTHDDVARLGDDVQGLLEATGAGVVVLDVGALRPVQLATIDVLARLQLAARRAGGRIRLRDPAPALRALLDLVGLTFELEGEVEQREPALRVEEEVEPGEPAR
- a CDS encoding sigma-70 family RNA polymerase sigma factor, whose translation is MNNGTATVDGLDVRLEKHRVELTGYCYRMLGSSFEAEDAVQDTMVRAWRSYEKFEGRSSLRSWLYRIATNVCLDMLSAGNKRARPVDLTDSTPLAQAALSPCPDNTWLEPMPDARVLPSVSDPAEAAVAKESVRLAFMAALQQLPPKQRAVLILREVLAWKASEVAELLDTSVASVNSALQRARATLAERAAEGDDAAVSDPLDEEQRKLLERYVAAFEGYDMAALTALLHEDAVMTMPPFDLWLRGTSDITGFMTTLGSACEGSRLVPVEVNGLPGFAQYKPDPEAGGFTAWAVQVLEISAGRLTGFHFFLDTQRWFPLFDLPLQLEGEADKVE
- a CDS encoding MFS transporter, yielding MPAASTEASTPVGADAVTVSSAPAADSRMTPGGPGYRRMSLALFLAGVATFALLYSTQALLPLVSSDFGVTASAASWTVSGATGALALFVLPMSALSERFGRRTVMTASLAVAVTVGLLVPFAPSLGALIALRAVQGAALAGLPASATAYLAEEVSPKALITAIGLFVAGNSVGGMSGRVITGWVAQEWGWRVAVGAIGVIAVACAVAFRLLLPAPKHFRPGSLRPRVLVGTVRDHLANPLLRRLYAIGALFMMVFGGVYTVIGYRLTEDPFGLPQGIIGSIFLVYLVGTASASAAGRLVGRLGRRGALYLAGGTTTAGLILSLASSLPLVLLGLVLITAGFFAGHAVASSAVSHTAKQGRAQASALYQSSYYIGSSTGSTLGAVAFHAGGWAGTVGMGLLAVLGVVTITVLGSRAARLAAQPA